A genomic region of Streptomyces rimosus contains the following coding sequences:
- a CDS encoding P-type ATPase: protein MAWAPEKVEGSAAARTEGEAEPDAHLVPPAVRAESGAALRDAPGLTALETLRLLESGPRGLTEAQAEERLLRYGENTLPERRPAGRPWRFVHSLRDPFTTVLLCLALVSAAVASWGTACVIAVLVVVSAVLRTSGEYRAERSTAALRELIATTATVQRRAPSGGAAREIPVDQLVPGDVIRLGPGDLAPADLRLLRASGLTVRQAVLTGESAPVAKYPVDAREGSATGTYDGPGLFERPELCFQGSSVASGSATAVVLATGAETLFGGTYGRPGGRGAGPGAPGTRGVSGPRKAPRRPRESAFDRSVNGISWTLIRFMLLTPPLVLMANAALRGRGLETLPFAVAVAVGLTPEMLPVIVTTALARGAALLARGGEVIVKRLPALHDLGAIDVLCTDKTGTLTQDRPVLDCSLAPDGRPAPEPLHWAAVNSLWTLQLAELPTPDALDEAILEAAEDDFDELLAYEGVAALPFDPVRRTSCAVIRTDAATVGGPGPRLGVHTLVVKGAPEDVLERCAGVREDGRDTDLDEAARARLARVVADRTADGLRLLAVAVAERPARPGRAYTPADERGLTLVGFVGLRDALAPTAAAACAGLARRGVAVKVLTGDHPGTVTHVCRELGLDTGPGAVLTADRIDGLTDGELARLASRTTAFARCTPEHKARIVGALRAGDGTARTAAGRKAVDRTGADHAAADRTGAPPRTVGFLGDGVNDLPALHACDVGIAPRDAVHVTREAADVVLASKDLNAIDGAIVAGRRSTANIATYLRITLSSNLGNVIAMLGAGLLLPFLPMLPAQVLVQNLCFDAVQLAFAFDRPGPAALRRPAVLRPADLLRYITGFGLLNAAADLATFGVLVLAVHGSGHPGGQDAFHAGWFTENLLTQALVMYLLRAGRHSAEGRAPGPIRGAVCALAVIGLLLPPSPLGPLLGMSALPPLYYGLLAAVLVLYGAGLAWAKRRYDGRVAAEPRP, encoded by the coding sequence GTGGCCTGGGCGCCTGAGAAGGTCGAGGGCTCCGCGGCCGCACGTACGGAGGGGGAGGCGGAGCCGGACGCGCACCTCGTACCACCGGCAGTACGGGCGGAGAGCGGCGCCGCCCTGCGGGACGCCCCCGGCCTGACGGCACTGGAAACCCTGCGTCTCCTGGAGAGCGGGCCGCGCGGCCTGACCGAGGCGCAGGCCGAGGAACGGCTGCTGCGGTACGGCGAGAACACGCTGCCCGAGCGGCGGCCGGCCGGTCGGCCCTGGCGCTTCGTCCACAGCCTGCGCGATCCGTTCACGACCGTACTGCTGTGTCTGGCGCTGGTCTCGGCCGCCGTCGCCTCCTGGGGTACGGCATGCGTGATCGCCGTACTGGTGGTGGTCAGCGCGGTGCTGCGGACCAGCGGCGAGTACCGGGCCGAGCGCTCCACGGCGGCGCTGCGCGAGCTGATCGCCACCACGGCGACGGTGCAGCGGCGGGCACCGTCGGGCGGAGCCGCCCGGGAGATCCCGGTGGACCAGCTGGTGCCGGGCGATGTGATCCGCCTCGGCCCGGGCGACCTGGCCCCCGCCGACCTGCGGCTGCTGCGCGCGAGCGGGCTGACGGTGCGGCAGGCGGTGCTGACGGGCGAGTCGGCGCCGGTGGCCAAATACCCGGTGGACGCCCGGGAGGGCTCGGCGACCGGTACGTACGACGGCCCCGGCCTCTTCGAACGCCCCGAGCTGTGCTTCCAGGGCAGCAGCGTCGCCTCCGGAAGCGCCACGGCGGTGGTGCTGGCCACCGGGGCGGAGACGCTGTTCGGCGGTACGTACGGGAGGCCGGGCGGGCGGGGCGCCGGCCCCGGCGCGCCGGGCACCCGCGGGGTGTCCGGGCCCCGCAAGGCCCCGCGCCGCCCGCGCGAGAGCGCCTTCGACCGTTCGGTGAACGGGATCTCCTGGACCCTGATCCGCTTCATGCTGCTCACCCCGCCGCTGGTGCTGATGGCCAACGCGGCGCTGCGCGGGCGCGGCCTGGAGACGCTGCCGTTCGCCGTCGCGGTGGCGGTCGGGCTCACCCCCGAGATGCTGCCGGTCATCGTCACCACCGCGCTCGCCCGGGGCGCGGCGCTGCTCGCGCGCGGCGGCGAGGTGATCGTCAAGCGGCTGCCCGCGCTGCACGACCTCGGCGCGATCGATGTGCTGTGCACGGACAAGACCGGCACCCTTACCCAGGACCGCCCGGTCCTGGACTGCTCCCTCGCCCCGGACGGCCGGCCCGCGCCCGAACCGCTGCACTGGGCGGCCGTCAACAGCCTGTGGACACTCCAGCTCGCCGAGCTGCCCACGCCGGACGCCCTCGACGAGGCGATCCTGGAGGCGGCCGAGGACGACTTCGACGAGCTGCTGGCGTACGAGGGCGTCGCCGCCCTGCCCTTCGACCCGGTACGCCGCACGTCGTGCGCGGTGATCCGTACGGACGCGGCGACGGTGGGCGGCCCCGGCCCGCGGCTCGGCGTGCACACACTCGTCGTCAAGGGCGCGCCCGAAGACGTGCTGGAACGTTGCGCCGGCGTCCGTGAAGACGGACGGGACACCGACCTGGACGAGGCGGCCCGCGCGCGCCTGGCCCGGGTCGTCGCCGACCGGACGGCGGACGGGCTGCGGCTGCTGGCCGTCGCGGTCGCCGAGCGGCCCGCCCGGCCGGGCCGCGCGTACACCCCGGCGGACGAGCGCGGCCTGACCCTCGTCGGCTTCGTCGGCCTGCGCGACGCGCTCGCCCCGACCGCCGCGGCGGCCTGCGCGGGCCTCGCGCGGCGCGGCGTCGCCGTCAAGGTCCTCACCGGCGACCATCCGGGCACCGTCACCCACGTCTGCCGCGAACTCGGGCTCGACACCGGCCCCGGCGCGGTGCTCACCGCCGACCGGATCGACGGCCTCACGGACGGCGAGCTGGCCCGCCTCGCCTCCCGTACGACGGCGTTCGCCCGCTGCACGCCCGAGCACAAGGCGCGGATCGTGGGGGCGCTGCGGGCGGGGGACGGTACGGCGCGTACGGCCGCGGGGCGTAAGGCCGTGGACCGTACGGGCGCGGACCACGCGGCCGCGGACCGTACGGGCGCCCCGCCCCGTACCGTCGGATTCCTCGGCGACGGCGTCAACGACCTCCCCGCTCTGCACGCCTGTGACGTGGGCATCGCCCCGCGCGACGCGGTGCACGTGACGCGCGAGGCGGCCGACGTCGTGCTCGCCTCGAAGGACCTGAACGCCATCGACGGCGCGATCGTCGCGGGCCGCCGCTCCACCGCCAACATCGCCACCTACCTGCGCATCACCCTCTCCTCCAACCTCGGCAACGTCATCGCGATGCTCGGCGCCGGGCTGCTGCTGCCGTTCCTGCCGATGCTCCCGGCGCAGGTCCTGGTGCAGAACCTGTGCTTCGACGCGGTCCAGCTCGCGTTCGCCTTCGACCGGCCGGGCCCGGCCGCGCTGCGCCGTCCCGCGGTGCTCCGCCCCGCCGACCTGCTGCGCTACATCACCGGATTCGGCCTGCTCAACGCCGCCGCCGACCTGGCCACGTTCGGCGTGCTGGTGCTGGCGGTGCACGGCTCCGGGCACCCGGGCGGCCAGGACGCGTTCCACGCCGGGTGGTTCACGGAGAACCTGCTGACGCAGGCGCTGGTGATGTACCTGCTGCGCGCCGGACGCCACTCGGCGGAGGGCCGGGCACCGGGCCCGATCCGGGGCGCGGTGTGCGCGCTCGCCGTCATCGGCCTGCTGCTGCCACCGTCACCGCTGGGCCCGCTGCTGGGCATGTCGGCACTGCCTCCCCTCTATTACGGGCTGCTGGCGGCCGTACTGGTGCTGTACGGGGCCGGGCTGGCGTGGGCCAAGAGGCGGTACGACGGGCGGGTGGCGGCGGAGCCCCGGCCTTAG
- a CDS encoding ArsR/SmtB family transcription factor produces MGGWRAAVTSGVEDVADPSAEVLTEAAATFGLLASPARLHIVWVLAGGECDVSGLAERVGGALPAVSQHLAKLKLAGLVRSRREGRRVVYLVDDPDVVSMVRWLVGQLTDRAGGSEGPAVPGRVRGLGA; encoded by the coding sequence ATGGGCGGATGGAGAGCGGCTGTGACGAGTGGCGTCGAGGACGTGGCGGATCCGTCGGCCGAGGTGCTGACGGAGGCCGCGGCGACGTTCGGACTGCTGGCTTCGCCCGCGCGCCTGCACATCGTCTGGGTGCTGGCGGGCGGCGAGTGCGATGTCAGCGGCCTGGCGGAGCGGGTGGGCGGTGCGCTGCCCGCGGTGAGCCAGCACCTGGCGAAGCTGAAGCTGGCGGGGCTGGTGCGGTCGCGGCGGGAGGGCCGCCGCGTGGTGTACCTGGTCGACGACCCCGATGTGGTGTCGATGGTGCGGTGGCTGGTGGGGCAGCTGACCGACCGGGCGGGCGGGTCCGAAGGACCGGCGGTTCCGGGACGCGTCCGTGGCCTGGGCGCCTGA
- a CDS encoding Dabb family protein — MIRHLVLFKLDEGVERDEPRVVAGVKAFQELADQIPELEFWECAWNITDRPIAYDFAVNSAVADTDALKRYIEHPAHQAAAGQWREFATWVIADYEF, encoded by the coding sequence GTGATACGCCACCTGGTTCTTTTCAAGCTCGACGAGGGCGTCGAACGCGACGAGCCGCGCGTCGTGGCCGGTGTGAAGGCGTTCCAGGAGCTGGCCGACCAGATTCCCGAGCTGGAGTTCTGGGAGTGCGCCTGGAACATCACGGACCGGCCGATCGCGTACGACTTCGCCGTCAACTCCGCCGTTGCCGACACCGACGCCCTCAAGCGCTATATCGAACACCCGGCCCATCAGGCCGCCGCCGGGCAGTGGCGCGAGTTCGCCACCTGGGTGATCGCCGACTACGAGTTCTGA
- a CDS encoding RNA polymerase sigma factor SigF: MTVTARTAPKAPSRESRSADTRALTQVLFAELSSLEPGTPEHARVRAALIEANLPLVRYAAARFRSRNEPMEDVVQVGTIGLINAIDRFDPGRGVQFPTFAMPTVVGEIKRYFRDNVRTVHVPRRLHELWVQVNGATEDLTVLHGRSPTTAEIAERLKIGEDEVLACLEAGRSYHATSLEAAQEGDGLPGLLDRLGYEDPELAGVEHRDLVRHLLVQLPEREQRILLLRYYSNLTQSQISAELGVSQMHVSRLLSRSFARLRSANRIEA, from the coding sequence GTGACCGTGACGGCCCGAACTGCGCCCAAGGCGCCATCCCGCGAGAGCCGGAGCGCGGACACCCGGGCACTCACGCAGGTGCTGTTCGCCGAGCTGTCGAGCCTGGAGCCGGGCACGCCGGAGCACGCCCGGGTGCGCGCCGCCCTGATCGAGGCCAACCTGCCGCTGGTGCGCTACGCGGCGGCACGTTTCCGCAGCCGCAACGAGCCGATGGAGGACGTCGTCCAGGTCGGCACGATCGGCCTGATCAACGCCATCGACCGGTTCGACCCCGGGCGCGGGGTCCAGTTCCCCACCTTCGCCATGCCGACCGTGGTCGGCGAGATCAAGCGCTACTTCCGGGACAACGTACGCACCGTCCACGTGCCGCGCCGCCTCCACGAGCTGTGGGTGCAGGTCAACGGCGCCACGGAGGACCTGACCGTGCTGCACGGCCGGTCGCCGACCACCGCGGAGATCGCCGAACGGCTCAAGATCGGCGAGGACGAGGTGCTGGCCTGCCTGGAGGCGGGCCGCTCGTACCACGCGACCTCCCTGGAGGCCGCGCAGGAGGGCGACGGGCTGCCGGGCCTGCTGGACCGCCTCGGGTACGAGGATCCCGAGCTGGCCGGGGTCGAGCACCGCGACCTCGTACGGCATCTGCTCGTCCAGCTCCCGGAGCGCGAGCAGCGGATCCTGTTGCTCCGTTACTACAGCAACTTGACGCAATCTCAGATCAGTGCCGAGCTGGGGGTGTCGCAGATGCACGTGTCCCGGCTACTGTCGCGGAGCTTCGCACGACTGCGGTCCGCAAACAGGATCGAAGCCTAA
- a CDS encoding RNA polymerase sigma factor SigF: protein MSVELGSSKVLPAIPAPAAPAHDDDAINTRTLSRSLFMRLATLDTDSAERAYVRDTLIELNLPLVRYAAARFRSRNEPMEDIVQVGTIGLIKAIDRFDCERGVEFPTFAMPTVVGEIKRFFRDTSWSVRVPRRLQELRLALTKASDELAQKLDRSPTVTELAQCLGVSEEDVVDGLAVGNAYTASSLDSPSPEDDGGEGSLADRLGYEDSALEGVEYRESLKPLLAKLPPRERQIIMLRFFANMTQSQIGEEVGISQMHVSRLLTRTLATLREGLISD, encoded by the coding sequence ATGTCCGTAGAACTGGGCAGCTCGAAGGTGCTTCCCGCGATTCCCGCGCCGGCAGCACCCGCGCACGACGACGACGCTATCAACACCCGTACGCTCTCCCGCTCCCTCTTCATGCGACTGGCCACGCTCGACACGGACAGCGCCGAGCGGGCGTACGTCCGCGACACCCTGATCGAGCTGAACCTGCCATTGGTGCGCTACGCGGCGGCACGTTTCCGCAGCCGCAACGAGCCGATGGAGGACATCGTCCAGGTCGGCACGATCGGTCTGATCAAGGCCATCGACCGTTTCGATTGCGAACGCGGGGTGGAGTTCCCCACGTTCGCGATGCCAACCGTGGTTGGCGAGATCAAGCGGTTCTTCCGTGACACGTCCTGGTCGGTACGGGTGCCGCGCCGGCTCCAGGAGCTGCGCCTGGCCCTCACCAAGGCCAGCGACGAACTCGCCCAGAAGCTCGACCGCTCCCCCACCGTCACCGAACTCGCCCAGTGCCTCGGGGTGTCCGAGGAGGACGTGGTCGACGGCCTGGCGGTCGGCAACGCGTACACCGCCTCCTCGCTCGACTCCCCGTCCCCCGAGGACGACGGCGGCGAGGGCTCCCTCGCGGACCGCCTCGGCTACGAGGACAGCGCGCTCGAAGGCGTCGAGTACCGCGAGTCCCTCAAGCCCCTGCTGGCCAAACTCCCGCCGCGCGAACGCCAGATCATCATGCTGCGCTTCTTCGCCAACATGACGCAGTCCCAGATCGGCGAGGAGGTCGGCATCTCCCAGATGCATGTCTCCCGGCTGCTGACGCGCACGCTGGCGACCCTCCGCGAAGGGCTGATCTCCGACTGA
- a CDS encoding methyltransferase domain-containing protein, which produces MTGVGRQHAKAVRILDGSGAFARPWMRQAFHTVPRQEFVPDTVWVWHAEDDRYHPLSRADDEERWTELVHHPTLPVVTQVDDGRPAPSDGTGELPTSSMSAANAVLTMLAATDPEPGSRVLHIGTGTGYDSALLCERIGGANLVTIEVDRSLAEAARERLHRLGYRPRVVCGDGEFGQPQDAPYDRVLCTASLSRVPYTWITQSAPGGRIVAPWKTTFQPAGLAVLTVDAGRRSASGRFGMPLTFMDLRGQRRPDNPLPRVYSTARWEESRHGTATLPPDFLDDFHARFALGLRLPGVHATRTPAPDGSPAWWLATDTSWAYLCAGETFQWGPRDLAGEAEQAHEWWLREGRPEVFDFGMTVDEDGQRTWLGAPDRPVA; this is translated from the coding sequence GTGACCGGCGTCGGCCGGCAGCACGCCAAGGCCGTCCGGATACTCGACGGCTCGGGCGCTTTCGCGCGGCCCTGGATGCGGCAGGCATTCCATACGGTTCCGCGGCAGGAATTCGTACCGGACACCGTATGGGTGTGGCACGCCGAGGACGACCGCTACCACCCGCTGTCCCGCGCGGACGACGAGGAGCGGTGGACCGAGCTGGTGCACCACCCCACCCTGCCCGTCGTCACGCAGGTCGACGACGGCCGCCCCGCGCCGTCCGACGGTACGGGCGAGCTGCCCACCAGCTCGATGAGCGCCGCCAACGCCGTACTGACGATGCTCGCCGCCACCGACCCGGAGCCCGGCAGCCGGGTCCTGCACATCGGCACCGGTACGGGCTACGACTCCGCGCTGCTGTGCGAGCGGATCGGCGGGGCGAACCTGGTCACCATCGAGGTCGACCGGTCGCTCGCCGAGGCCGCCCGGGAGCGGCTGCACCGTCTCGGCTACCGGCCGCGCGTCGTGTGCGGGGACGGCGAGTTCGGGCAGCCCCAGGACGCGCCGTACGACCGCGTCCTGTGTACGGCGTCGCTGTCCCGCGTCCCCTACACGTGGATCACCCAGTCCGCCCCGGGCGGACGCATCGTCGCACCGTGGAAGACCACGTTCCAGCCCGCCGGCCTGGCGGTGCTGACCGTCGACGCCGGCCGCCGTAGCGCGTCCGGCCGGTTCGGCATGCCGCTGACCTTCATGGACCTGCGCGGCCAGCGCCGCCCGGACAACCCGCTCCCCCGCGTCTACTCGACCGCGCGCTGGGAGGAGAGTCGGCACGGCACCGCCACCCTCCCTCCGGACTTCCTCGACGACTTCCACGCGCGCTTCGCCCTCGGCCTGCGGCTGCCCGGCGTCCACGCGACCCGCACACCGGCACCGGACGGCTCTCCCGCCTGGTGGCTGGCCACGGACACTTCCTGGGCGTACCTCTGCGCCGGGGAGACGTTCCAGTGGGGCCCCCGGGATCTGGCCGGGGAGGCCGAGCAGGCCCACGAGTGGTGGCTGCGAGAGGGCAGGCCGGAAGTGTTCGACTTCGGGATGACGGTGGACGAGGACGGGCAGCGGACGTGGCTGGGCGCGCCGGACCGGCCCGTGGCGTGA
- a CDS encoding NAD(P)H-binding protein has protein sequence MIVITAPTSTIGRHLVTDLLDRGAALRLVARDPSRIAPGIRERVEIVVGSHRDAAVIDRACDGARAVFWLAPGDGAEPSPEAAFVDFTRPACEAFVRHGVERVVGISALGRGTPMATRAGLVTASLAMDDLIAASGVAYRAVVCPSFMHNLLRHVRAIKEQGRFFLMSDPELKVPTVATRDIAATAARLLLDDGWKGSGEVACLGPEDLSPTEMAEIISDVLGTEVGYQQIPGAALKDRLMGFGTTAPMAQAMVDMFDAKNQGMDNAAPRTAESTTPTTFRQWCEEVLKPAVAA, from the coding sequence ATGATCGTCATCACCGCCCCCACCAGCACCATCGGCCGTCACCTGGTCACCGACCTGCTCGACCGCGGGGCCGCGCTGCGCCTCGTCGCCCGCGACCCGTCGCGGATCGCGCCCGGGATACGTGAGCGCGTCGAGATCGTCGTGGGCTCGCACCGCGACGCCGCCGTGATCGACCGGGCGTGTGACGGCGCCCGGGCCGTCTTCTGGCTCGCGCCGGGCGACGGGGCCGAGCCGAGCCCCGAAGCCGCGTTCGTCGACTTCACCCGGCCCGCGTGCGAGGCGTTCGTACGCCACGGTGTCGAGCGGGTCGTGGGCATCTCGGCGCTCGGCCGCGGTACGCCGATGGCCACCCGGGCCGGGCTGGTGACCGCCTCCCTGGCCATGGACGACCTGATCGCCGCCTCGGGCGTGGCCTACCGCGCGGTGGTCTGCCCGTCGTTCATGCACAACCTGCTGCGCCACGTCCGGGCGATCAAGGAGCAGGGCCGGTTCTTCCTGATGTCCGACCCGGAGCTGAAGGTTCCCACCGTCGCCACCCGCGACATCGCCGCCACCGCCGCGCGGCTGCTGCTGGACGACGGCTGGAAGGGGTCCGGCGAGGTCGCCTGCCTCGGGCCCGAGGACCTGTCGCCCACCGAGATGGCGGAGATCATCTCCGATGTCCTGGGCACCGAGGTCGGCTATCAGCAGATCCCGGGCGCGGCGCTGAAGGACCGCCTCATGGGGTTCGGGACCACCGCCCCGATGGCACAGGCCATGGTCGACATGTTCGACGCCAAGAATCAGGGCATGGACAACGCGGCGCCGCGTACCGCGGAGTCGACGACCCCGACCACGTTCCGGCAGTGGTGCGAGGAGGTCCTCAAGCCGGCCGTGGCGGCCTGA
- a CDS encoding YncE family protein — MPQSPRAGRDGDVLAVVSQTGPTVEFFDAASDRHIGTVNVPDQPHELCYDPTQRLLWCTSTYQSGYYHANSGQSTELTVIDPDTRRVVEVIDLAPEHGPHGLALDTARRRLYVSVEASADRPGGVVVIDTETCRPAGRIDTDAPGPHWFAIDPTGTTGYATNKEAPFVSVVDLERGALTAKIEVPGSEGLAVAADGSRVFVAAPYAGSVLAGAEERPDAGIQVIDAGTASVVGTLPTENVVVPVHLTSTGRLLAGELRMASAPESALGRHAPGRLTVFSADSGEELGGVEVGHAPLTITSSPDGRLAYVACIASSTVDVIDLETLQLSTRLDIAKRGEAGAHGLAYVPRAA; from the coding sequence ATGCCGCAGTCCCCGCGCGCCGGCCGGGACGGCGATGTCCTGGCCGTCGTCAGCCAGACCGGCCCGACGGTCGAGTTCTTCGACGCCGCCTCCGACCGGCACATCGGCACGGTGAACGTCCCGGACCAGCCCCACGAGCTGTGCTACGACCCGACGCAGCGCCTGCTGTGGTGCACCTCCACGTACCAGTCGGGCTACTACCACGCGAACAGCGGCCAGAGCACCGAACTGACCGTCATCGACCCCGACACCCGTCGCGTCGTCGAGGTCATCGACCTCGCACCGGAACACGGCCCGCACGGGCTGGCGCTCGACACGGCGCGCCGCCGCCTGTACGTCAGCGTGGAGGCCTCGGCGGACCGGCCGGGCGGCGTCGTGGTGATCGACACCGAGACCTGCCGGCCGGCGGGCCGGATCGACACGGACGCCCCCGGGCCGCACTGGTTCGCCATCGACCCGACGGGCACGACGGGGTACGCCACCAACAAGGAGGCGCCGTTCGTGTCGGTCGTGGACCTCGAACGCGGGGCCCTCACGGCGAAGATCGAGGTGCCGGGCAGCGAGGGGCTCGCCGTCGCCGCCGACGGCTCGCGGGTCTTCGTCGCCGCGCCCTACGCCGGTTCCGTTCTCGCCGGTGCCGAGGAGCGGCCGGACGCCGGTATCCAGGTCATCGACGCCGGGACGGCGTCCGTCGTCGGCACCCTGCCCACGGAAAACGTCGTCGTACCCGTACACCTGACCTCGACGGGCCGGCTGCTCGCGGGCGAGCTGCGGATGGCATCCGCCCCGGAGTCCGCGCTCGGGCGGCACGCGCCGGGCCGCCTCACGGTGTTCTCCGCCGACAGCGGTGAGGAACTGGGCGGGGTCGAGGTGGGGCACGCGCCGCTGACCATCACCTCGTCACCGGACGGCCGTCTCGCGTACGTGGCGTGCATCGCGTCGTCCACCGTCGACGTCATCGACCTGGAGACGCTGCAGTTGTCCACCCGGCTGGACATCGCCAAGCGCGGCGAGGCGGGCGCGCATGGGCTGGCGTACGTACCGCGGGCGGCGTGA